The proteins below come from a single Yamadazyma tenuis chromosome 5, complete sequence genomic window:
- the trl1 gene encoding tRNA ligase (EggNog:ENOG503NUZY; BUSCO:EOG09261IBJ; COG:J), with protein sequence MLNPVYDTDQELANLMAKLQHSTTLKKGGGKRNVYKVGGLDVCSWRFNEFEYARNLVPCNARGLFTVGNKIVVRGYDKFFNVGEVPQTKPQTLAADTTGPYELTVKENGCIVFIGGLEDGTIVVCSKHSTGARDDLTRNHAVEGESQLKHSLEAIGKSVEELAKMLYKHNITLVGELCDDSFEEHIMKYSGNDAGIYLHGINHNTIDFKTYPMDAVREFALIWGFKCVESFQKTSYTDLTSFLDKCQETGTWHNREIEGFVVRCKISEGGDFFFKYKFEQPYLLYRNFREVTKSYLNGKPYNELLKRYGKEKYILSKYISFITEYFDKNPDKRDLYLQNYGIIEVRNLFLQSLGLNEISGMNLLAINEELSRTMEFSQVINKYVLIPIATVGCGKTTVAAALVDLFGWGHIQNDNIANKSKNSLVKQCLRSLFTEEVVVCDRNNHQKRERKQLFEQFYQFKVDELPANTSLVFVALNFIPRNTNMKELHKITLDRITQRGDRHQSIKSSTDPKLAEKVLGGFISRFQPIAPNYEPDSEFDMIIDLDFKDSPADSVKKVISSLTSEFPLLIPSPTSDEAIDSAVAKALTYEPTFTKTFGSSATSKSKKKVDFFGIKVDHPTIVSVLNQHCTSSPEVKPYQSNVVLDQVATTFSNLSLNDAGPSEPVQSVTVADGTTVEIISLPVPRPTLWSQSLFAHFL encoded by the exons ATGCTAAACCCAGTATACGACACTGACCAAGAATTGGCCAACCTCATGGCCAAGTTGCAGCACTCCACCACCCTCAAGAAAGGTGGAGGCAAGCGAAATGTCTACAAAGTCGGTGGTTTGGACGTCTGTTCCTGGAGGTTCAACGAGTTTGAATACGCTCGCAACTTGGTTCCATGTAATGCCAGAGGCCTCTTTACAGTTGGTAATAAAATTGTTGTGAGAGGCTATGATAAGTTTTTCAACGTGGGAGAGGTCCCTCAGACCAAACCACAGACGCTTGCAGCCGATACCACAGGCCCGTACGAATTGACCGTCAAAGAAAATGGCTGTATTGTATTTATTGGGGGATTGGAAGACGGTACCATCGTCGTGTGCTCCAAGCACTCAACCGGTGCACGAGACGATCTCACCCGCAACCACGCGGTAGAAGGTGAGTCCCAGCTAAAGCACCTGTTGGAGGCCATTGGTAAAAGTGTGGAGGAATTAGCCAAAATGTTGTACAAACACAATATAACGTTGGTGGGCGAGTTGTGTGACGACAGCTTCGAAGAACATATCATGAAGTACTCGGGTAACGACGCCGGAATTTATTTGCATGGAATCAACCACAATaccattgatttcaaaacctACCCTATGGATGCGGTGCGAGAGTTTGCCCTAATCTGGGGCTTCAAGTGTGTGGAGTCGTTTCAAAAGACCAGCTACACAGACCTCACTCTGTTCTTAGATAAGTGTCAGGAGACAGGTACCTGGCACAATCGCGAGATTGAAGGGTTCGTGGTGAGGTGTAAGATCTCCGAGGGAGgtgacttcttcttcaagtacaagttTGAACAGCCGTACCTCTTGTACCGAAACTTCAGAGAAGTCACAAAGCTGTACCTAAATGGAAAGCCCTACAACGAGCTTTTAAAGCGCTATGGAAAGGAGAAGTATATCTTGTCCAAGTATATTTCATTCATTACTGAATATTTCGACAAGAACCCAGACAAACGGGACCTTTACCTCCAGAACTACGGAATCATCGAGGTAAGAAActtgtttcttcaaagtctcGGGTTGAATGAAATCAGTGGCATGAACCTTTTGGCCATTAACGAGGAACTCTCCAGAACCATGGAATTTTCCCaggtcatcaacaagtatgTGTTGATTCCTATTGCTACTGTTGGCTGTGGAAAGACCACCGTGGCCGCAGCTTTAGTCGACCTCTTTGGCTGGGGCCATATTCAAAACGATAATATCGCCAACAAGCTGAAGAATCTGTTGGTGAAGCAGTGTCTCCGTCTGTTGTTTACTGAAGAAGTGGTGGTGTGTGACCGGAATAATCACcagaagagagaaagaaaACAGTTGTTTGAACAATTTTACCAGTTCAAAGTCGACGAGCTCCCGGCTAACACCAGTTTGGTATTTGTGGCATTAAATTTTATACCCCGGAACACAAACATGAAAGAACTCCACAAAATAACCTTGGATAGAATTACCCAGCGTGGTGACAGACACCAGTCAATCAAAAGCTCTACCGATCCCAAGTTAGCAGAAAAAGTCCTTGGAGGGTTTATTTCCAGATTCCAGCCAATCGCACCCAACTACGAACCAGATAGCGAATTCGATATGATAATTGACCTCGATTTCAAAGACTCTCCCGCCGACTCCGTCAAGAAGGTCATTTCCTCCTTAACTTCTGAGTTTCCTTTACTCATCCCGTCTCCTACGTCGGATGAGGCCATTGACAGTgcggttgcaaaagcttTAACCTATGAACCAACCTTCACAAAAACATTTGGTTCCAGTGCCacctccaaatccaagaagaaagtcGACTTCTTCGGCATCAAAGTCGACCATCCGACTATTGTTTCGGTGCTCAACCAACACT GCACATCGAGTCCCGAGGTTAAGCCGTACCAGTCTAATGTAGTGTTGGACCAAGTAGCGAcaacattttcaaacttgtcgCTCAATGATGCGGGGCCGCTGGAACCAGTCCAGTCGGTCACTGTCGCCGATGGTACCACGGTCGAGATCATTTCGCTCCCCGTACCTCGTCCTACACTCTGGCTGCAAAGTCTTTTTGCCCATTTCTTGTAG
- the EXO70 gene encoding exocyst complex component exo70 (COG:U; BUSCO:EOG092612J3; EggNog:ENOG503NZNS), translating into MVDIDEADVAVLNQNLVKSKELFNSISKSLNRISNKSTNASNKIKPVLRDVNKLTSERKDIEKGIDKLKEVSNYAERTSLYETILNNSIEIIGLKKYIDTLNKSKSLLKEMKTQIKKFHGILINFENLIDKSEFKLTTFFKKQVEAGKFNDILIISNYFNHDNKQINKTLISSRSTKLMSKMKQVEASNSFQPKNLGPKAPPYEKKTNGIHAYTYELLNLLEKEYELLERLDRVDLFGLIVDHQMDSLNEVMQKNYVAYFNNENLVTNDILVLELTQMMHEFQVSFERFDELKKYAVNMIFDKLLNVFTQLIKEYFKFTETRIHAVEKLTELNSTELVVELITRVRKLSDHSVGLHLLISHYSIGEWLNIKGLRFIGVYTSVIKNDMEEPQLVSNFMSDMIDCIMVNIETRLKEFKKSTQGFYLIKNTMLIEGIISRSSNLYELLGAIGMERLNKLKSRFLKLFLDDWNYASYIIIRDMTQLTTLSATNQSSELSSKEKDQIKKLFETFNESFEEAVRNYEKFSISDPNLRNYLAGEIKKLIMNAYFKLYDKYGNSSFTKNKAKYIKYNKMQFESILNDRLR; encoded by the coding sequence ATGGTGGACATCGACGAAGCCGACGTGGCCGTGCTAAACCAGAACCTTGTGAAGAGCAAggagttgttcaactcgatttccaagtcattgaatCGTATCAGcaacaaatcaaccaaTGCTTCCAATAAGATCAAACCTGTGTTAAGAGATGTCAACAAGCTCACCTCCGAACGCAAAGATATAGAGAAGGGCATCgataagttgaaggaagtgAGCAACTACGCCGAGCGAACGAGTCTCTACGAGACgatcttgaacaactcgATCGAGATCATTGGGTTGAAAAAGTACATTGAtaccttgaacaagctgAAGAgtcttttgaaggaaatgaAAAcacaaatcaaaaagtttcACGGgattctcatcaactttgaGAACCTTATCGACAAGCTGGAGTTCAAATTGACGAcgtttttcaagaagcAGGTGGAAGCTGGGAAGTTCAATGATATTCTTATCATCAGCAATTACTTCAACCATGACAATAAGcaaatcaacaaaacaTTGATTTCGTCACGGAGCACCAAGCTCATGAGCAAAATGAAGCAGGTGGAAGCCAGCAACAGCTTCCAGCCCAAGAACCTCGGACCCAAGGCCCCACCATACGAGAAAAAAACCAACGGCATTCATGCGTACACCTACGAGTTGCTTAAtttgttggagaaagaGTATGAGTTGCTTGAGCGGTTGGACCGCGTGGATCTCTTTGGTCTCATCGTGGACCACCAGATGGACTCGCTCAATGAGGTAATGCAGAAGAACTACGTAGCatacttcaacaacgagAATTTGGTGACCAACGACATCTTGGTGCTCGAGCTCACACAGATGATGCACGAGTTTCAGGTGCTGTTCGAGAGGTTTGATGAGCTTAAGAAGTACGCTGTCAACATGATTTTCGATAAACTTTTGAATGTGTTCACGCAGCTCATCAAAGagtacttcaagttcaccgAAACACGCATCCACGCGGTGGAGAAGCTCACAGAATTGAACCTGACGGAGCTTgtggtggagttgatcaCCCGGGTCCGCAAGCTCAGTGACCACCTGGTGggtcttcatcttctaaTTTCCCACTACAGCATTGGCGAGTGGCTCAATATCAAGGGCCTCCGATTTATTGGAGTGTACACCTCGGTCATCAAGAACGACATGGAAGAGCCTCAGCTTGTCAGCAACTTCATGAGTGACATGATCGACTGTATTATGGTGAATATCGAAACCCGGTTAAAAGAATTTAAAAAGTCCACACAGGGATTCTACCTCATTAAAAACACGATGCTCATCGAGGGAATTATCAGTCGGCTGAGCAATTTGTACGAGCTCTTGGGAGCCATCGGGATGGAACGGTTGAACAAACTCAAAAGCcggtttttgaagttgtttttggacGACTGGAACTACGCATCGTACATTATTATTCGGGACATGACCCAGTTGACGACGTTGAGTGCCACTAATCAAAGCAGTGAGTTATCCAGTAAAGAAAAAGATCagatcaaaaagttgtttgaaacCTTCAACGAACTGTTTGAAGAAGCGGTCCGCAACTACGAAAAGTTCAGTATTCTGGACCCTAACCTCCGAAATTACCTTGCTGGTGAGATTAAGAAACTTATTATGAATGCTTATTTCAAACTCTACGACAAGTACGGAAATAGCAGtttcaccaaaaataaAGCCAAGTATATTAAGTACAATAAGATGCAATTTGAGAGCATTTTGAACGACCGCTTGCGGTAG